The Micromonospora sp. NBC_01740 genome includes a window with the following:
- a CDS encoding amino acid-binding protein, whose protein sequence is MLLRVRVTLPDRPGTLGQVARTMGVSGADIVQVVVLERLGGRAVDDFTVVWPGAARVERLLAGLAAIPGVRVDGVWRAIGAPTTSGQDAELLAQVAANPVDGVATLVDAVPGLLAADWAVAAVVPVDWAARSGAAGEATVGYASWRAPVPPPLPEVTPLRARAISTPGGAHVAVAPFGRAGLVLVVARECAGTPAAAAFHATEVDRLAQLVRAAAVILGDRLDLVGAPPVTAKP, encoded by the coding sequence ATGTTGCTGCGAGTTCGGGTCACCCTGCCGGACCGTCCGGGCACGCTCGGTCAGGTGGCGCGCACCATGGGCGTGTCCGGTGCGGACATCGTCCAGGTGGTCGTCCTGGAGCGGCTCGGCGGGCGGGCGGTGGACGACTTCACCGTGGTCTGGCCGGGCGCGGCGCGGGTCGAGCGGCTGCTCGCCGGGCTGGCGGCGATCCCCGGCGTCCGGGTGGACGGGGTGTGGCGGGCGATCGGCGCGCCCACCACCTCCGGGCAGGACGCCGAGCTGCTGGCCCAGGTCGCGGCCAACCCGGTCGACGGCGTCGCCACGCTGGTCGACGCCGTTCCCGGGCTGCTCGCCGCCGACTGGGCGGTCGCCGCGGTGGTGCCGGTGGACTGGGCCGCCCGGAGCGGGGCCGCCGGGGAGGCGACCGTCGGGTACGCGAGCTGGCGCGCGCCCGTACCGCCGCCGCTGCCGGAGGTGACCCCGCTGCGGGCCCGGGCGATCAGCACGCCCGGCGGCGCGCACGTCGCGGTCGCGCCGTTCGGCCGGGCCGGCCTGGTGCTGGTGGTGGCCCGGGAGTGCGCCGGTACGCCGGCCGCGGCGGCGTTCCACGCCACGGAGGTGGACCGGCTGGCGCAGCTCGTCCGGGCCGCCGCGGTGATCCTCGGCGACCGGCTCGACCTGGTCGGGGCGCCGCCGGTGACCGCCAAGCCCTGA